A stretch of DNA from Roseovarius faecimaris:
AAACGCGGCAGATCCGCTTCAAGCGGGGTCGCATCACGGCCCAGCTCGTTGCCGAAGGCGCGATAGGATTTCTCCTGCCGGAGCCAGTTCTGGGCGCGGGCACCCACCAGTTTCATGCCGTGCTTCTCACCCGCCTTCTCCAGCAGATCGAAAAGGTAGTTCTGCATTTCGATCGGGTGATGCAGCTCCCAGCCCAGCTCGCCAGTATAGGCCACGCGGATGGCGTTGACCGGGCACATGCCCAGCTCGATCTGGCGCGCGGTCAGCCACGGGAAGCGCTTGTTCGAAAGAGCGGTGGCCGGGTCGGCATCGTTGATCACTTCTTTCAGCACATCACGCGATTTCGGCCCGGCAATGGCGAAGACGCCCCATTGCGTAGTGACGTCCTGGATTTCGATGTACCCGAACTCGTCCATCTTGTCTTCGGCCGCCTTGCGCAGGAAGTCGGCGTCATATTCCGTCCAGGCACCGGCCGAGACGAGGTAGTAGTGGTTCTCGCCATTGCGCACGATGGTATATTCGGTGCGTGTGGTGCCATTGGAGGTCAGCGCATAGGTCAGGTTAATCCGGCCCACGCGTGGCAGCTTGTTACAGGTGAACCAATCCAGGAATGCAGTTGCGCCGGGGCCCTTGACCACATGCTTGGTGAAGGCGGTCGCGTCGATCAGGCCAACGCCGTTCCGGATCGCCTCGGCCTCGGCCTTGGCATATTGCCACCAGCCGCCACGGCGGAAGCTGCGCGCGTCATGGTCGAAGTTTTCCGGTGCATCGAGCGGGCCGTAATAGTTGGGTCGTTCCCAGCCATTGACCCAACCGAATTGCGCGCCTCGTGCCTTCTGGCGATCGTAAGCGGGCGCGGTCCGCAAAGGACGGCAGGCTTCGCGCTCTTCATCCGGGTGGTGCAGGATGTAGACGTGCTCGTAGCATTCCTCATTCTTGCGCGCGGCGAACTCGGTCGTCATCCAGGATTGCGAGTACCGTTTCGGGTCAAGCGATGCCATGTCGATCTCGGCTTCGCCATCCACCATCATCTGGGCCAGGTAGTAGCCGGTGCCGCCTGCCGCCGTGATCCCGAAGGAAAAGCCTTCGGCCAGCCACATGTTACGCAGGCCCGGCGCCGGACCAACCAGCGGGTTACCATCGGGCGTGTAGCAGATCGGGCCGTTGAAATCGTCCTTCAGGCCGGAGTCTGCACAGGAGGGCACACGCTCGGCCATCGCCATGTATTGCTCGGCGATCCGGTCGAGGTCCAGCGGGAACAGATCGGCGCGGAAGCTGTCAGGCACACCATGTTCAAACCGCGCAGGTGCGCCACGCTCGTAGATGCCCAGAATCCAACCGCCGCGTTCCTCGCGCGCGTAAGATTCGTTGTCGGCATCGCGAACAACCGGGTGCTCGGGGTTGCC
This window harbors:
- a CDS encoding GcvT family protein; the encoded protein is MKTQVKALVVGGGAVGTSIAYHLAKAGWDDVMLIERDELTSGSTWHAAGLLPLFNMSYATTHIHKYSVDFYKTLEEETGLNAGFAVVGNLRMAQTQDRMDEYMLYASTAETCDVKYEWLTPDQIKERWPLIETSDLKGAIYHTEDGYINPADVTQAMAKGARQRGVEIVRKLQADAFHWTGTHWEVTCTKMVEKGGNLVESDEQVVITAEHVVTASGNHAQRTAKMLGIKMPAIPVEHTFIVMDKDPELVKWREAGNPEHPVVRDADNESYAREERGGWILGIYERGAPARFEHGVPDSFRADLFPLDLDRIAEQYMAMAERVPSCADSGLKDDFNGPICYTPDGNPLVGPAPGLRNMWLAEGFSFGITAAGGTGYYLAQMMVDGEAEIDMASLDPKRYSQSWMTTEFAARKNEECYEHVYILHHPDEEREACRPLRTAPAYDRQKARGAQFGWVNGWERPNYYGPLDAPENFDHDARSFRRGGWWQYAKAEAEAIRNGVGLIDATAFTKHVVKGPGATAFLDWFTCNKLPRVGRINLTYALTSNGTTRTEYTIVRNGENHYYLVSAGAWTEYDADFLRKAAEDKMDEFGYIEIQDVTTQWGVFAIAGPKSRDVLKEVINDADPATALSNKRFPWLTARQIELGMCPVNAIRVAYTGELGWELHHPIEMQNYLFDLLEKAGEKHGMKLVGARAQNWLRQEKSYRAFGNELGRDATPLEADLPRFVDLEKDFHGKDKLVETGVRSKCCTLLIDGPEDADPWGREALYAEDGTRVGRLTSGGYSVHFGKSIGMGYVKPDLAVEGTKLKVKMQDKLWDAVVTCDSPYDPKNEVIRIDG